In one Drosophila pseudoobscura strain MV-25-SWS-2005 chromosome X, UCI_Dpse_MV25, whole genome shotgun sequence genomic region, the following are encoded:
- the AlaRS-m gene encoding alanine--tRNA ligase, mitochondrial has translation MYNSAKQLQRVLTAREIRKTFIDFFTVNHEHKFVRSSPVVPFCDPTVAFVNAGMNQFKSVFLGTAAAPHKRVVNSQKCVRVGGKHNDLSVVGQDGYHHTFFEMLGNWSFGDYFKQEACAMALELLRGPYNIDPGRLYVTYFAGDKLLGIPADMECFEIWRSLGFPASRILPFGCKDNFWEMGATGPCGPCTEIHIDHRPELGSVADRGKLVNAGRSDLTELWNLVFIQYNRNPDGSISQLPAHHVDTGMGFERLAAILQSKSSNYDTDLFSPLFDGIQQLSKAPVYGGSFPETSNAALLDTSYRILADHARMVTACLADGMLPDQNQKLRRVLRKALNISEHVFAHEKLLSQLVPIVVETLGEAYPEMSAKQEAVIDLINHEHDVYKNLRESSSKAFAEVLTEFPNLDDIDLMECPGFVPAYREFQVQRCKFPNNTIPGDFLYKLTDTYGLTEESFLKLAELENMNCDLDRYRAEVSLAKIKSKESQREDGGICDVALEQRIAEAQATLTKRLRPTDNSHKYVYSFDSENESYKIPTLRSRVVGMLLNDAEVSRTQGSRLQDTSDTLSIVTAASNFYYESGGQQSDAGQILVSNAHKPEQPHHLLNVIRVKHLNDCVVHVCRLAAPADDHFEVAIGDEVELQVDSGTRQLNTCHHTATHLLNAAIRSLFNKVTYQVSSSVTSEQCKLELGLLGKRIQKADVQLIEDLINRIICSATTVQVELVSAADVLQENDITMVPGEVYPEQGLRLISVQCPDMQLSSKELCCGTHVTNTSELSCFCIVNLKQTNRARFAFTAVAGQAAENVLKTAALLRHRVDMLEQQFQTDKLTNATEIELQTIRHNMLHTDIKLPYAFKMDTLERIHDMLKRIKETSRTTLKEFVEVEMRNLLQEKPVDTHPFILHYITSSALVEEIPLQRATKLCSDRPILVVSMCDSVVKARCCVPQNSVNQEFDASSWLQSFAATFGGQVAAPKGQNPKIVCNMKGRKVSNLFEEQLEQALAKAHQYAKLYFKL, from the exons ATGTACAACTCGGCCAAGCAGTTGCAGCGTGTGCTGACGGCGCGCGAGATTCGAAAAACATTCATAGACTTCTTCACCGTCAACCATGAGCACAAATTCGTGCGCTCCAGCCCCGTGGTGCCCTTCTGTGATCCGACGGTGGCGTTTGTCAACGCTGGCATGAATCAG TTCAAGTCTGTGTTCCTTGGCACGGCGGCGGCTCCCCACAAGCGGGTGGTGAATTCCCAGAAATGCGTACGGGTGGGAGGAAAACATAACGATCTCTCTGTGGTCGGCCAGGATGGCTATCACCACACGTTCTTTGAGATGCTGGGCAACTGGTCCTTTGGGGACTACTTCAAG CAAGAGGCCTGCGCTATGGCCCTTGAGCTACTCCGCGGGCCATACAACATCGATCCTGGACGTTTGTATGTCACGTACTTCGCTGGCGACAAGCTGCTGGGCATACCGGCGGATATGGAATGTTTCGAGATTTGGCGCAGCCTGGG CTTTCCCGCCTCGCGTATTCTGCCCTTCGGCTGCAAAGACAACTTCTGGGAAATGGGCGCTACTGGACCCTGCGGCCCCTGCACTGAGATACACATAGACCATCGTCCAGAGCTGGGCAGCGTCGCGGATCGCGGTAAGCTCGTAAATGCAGGCCGCTCGGATCTCACAGAGCTGTGGAATCTCGTCTTCATACAGTACAATCG CAATCCCGATGGCAGCATCTCCCAGTTGCCCGCTCACCATGTGGACACGGGCATGGGATTTGAGCGTTTGGCTGCCATTCTGCAAAGCAAATCCTCAAACTACGACACGGACCTGTTCAGCCCGCTCTTCGATGGCATTCAGCAGCTGTCCAAGGCCCCAGTCTATGGCGGCAGCTTCCCAGAAACCTCAAATGCAGCTCTCCTGGACACAAGCTACAGAATACTTGCCGATCATGCTCGCATGGTCACTGCCTGCCTTGCCGATGGAATGCTGCCAGATCAGAA TCAGAAACTACGACGCGTCTTGCGGAAGGCCCTCAACATCTCGGAGCATGTTTTTGCCCATGAAAAGCTGCTCTCCCAATTGGTTCCTATTGTGGTGGAGACTCTGGGCGAAGCCTACCCGGAGATGTCTGCCAAGCAAGAGGCAGTCATCGATCTGATTAATCACGAACATGACGTGTACAAGAATCTGCGTGAGAGCTCCTCGAAAGCCTTTGCCGAGGTCCTGACCGAGTTCCCCAATCTGGACGACATTGACTTGATGGAATGCCCAGGATTTGTTCCCGCCTATCGGGAGTTCCAGGTCCAGCGCTGCAAGTTCCCTAACAACACGATTCCCGGCGACTTCCTCTACAAGCTGACGGACACCTATGGCTTGACCGAAGAGAGCTTCCTCAAGCTGGCCGAGCTGGAGAACATGAATTGTGATTTGGACCGTTATCGAGCAGAGGTCTCGCTGGCTAAAATCAAGTCCAAGGAGAGCCAACGCGAGGACGGGGGCATCTGCGATGTGGCGCTAGAACAACGCATTGCTGAGGCTCAGGCGACGCTTACAAAGCGCCTGCGACCCACCGACAATAGTCACAAATATGTCTATTCCTTTGATAGCGAGAATGAATCCTACAAGATTCCCACTCTACGCAGTCGAGTGGTGGGCATGCTACTCAACGATGCGGAAGTATCACGCACCCAAGGCAGCCGGCTCCAGGACACCTCCGATACCCTTTCAATTGTCACCGCCGCCAGCAATTTCTACTACGAGTCTGGCGGACAACAGTCCGATGCTGGCCAGATTCTTGTCAGCAATGCGCACAAACCAGAGCAACCGCACCATCTCTTGAATGTGATCCGTGTGAAGCATCTCAATGATTGCGTGGTTCACGTGTGCCGCTTGGCCGCCCCCGCAGATGACCACTTTGAGGTGGCCATTGGTGATGAAGTTGAGCTGCAAGTGGATTCTGGGACAAGGCAACTGAACACATGCCATCACACAGCCACTCACCTGCTGAATGCCGCCATCCGATCGCTGTTCAACAAGGTCACCTACCAGGTCTCCAGCTCCGTCACCAGCGAGCAGTGCAAACTGGAACTAGGATTGCTGGGCAAGCGGATACAAAAAGCAGATGTCCAGCTCATCGAAGATCTGATCAA TCGAATTATCTGCTCTGCCACGACCGTCCAAGTTGAACTTGTGAGTGCCGCCGATGTTCTCCAGGAGAATGATATTACGATGGTGCCTGGGGAGGTTTACCCGGAGCAGGGACTGCGTCTGATCAGTGTGCAGTGCCCAGATATGCAGCTTAGTTCCAAGGAGCTGTGCTGCGGCACTCATGTGACCAACACCAGCGAGCTCTCCTGTTTCTGTATTGTCAATTTAAAGCAGACAAACAGGGCGCGCTTTGCCTTCACCGCTGTGGCTGGCCAGGCGGCGGAGAAT GTGCTCAAGACAGCAGCCTTGCTGCGCCATCGCGTAGATATGCTCGAACAGCAGTTCCAGACTGATAAGCTCACAAATGCCACCGAAATAGAGTTGCAGACCATCCGCCATAATATGCTGCACACGGACATCAAGCTGCCATATGCCTTCAAAATGGACACTCTGGAACGCATCCATGACATGCTGAAGAGGATCAAGGAGACATCCCGCACAACCCTCAA GGAATTTGTAGAAGTAGAGATGCGCAACCTGCTGCAGGAGAAACCTGTGGACACCCACCCCTTTATTTTGCACTACATAACCAGCTCCGCTTTGGTGGAAGAGATCCCCCTGCAGCGCGCCACCAAGCTCTGTTCGGATCGCCCCATTCTGGTGGTCAGTATGTGTGATAGCGTTGTGAAAGCACGCTGCTGTGTACCGCAGAACAGCGTCAACCAAGAGTTCGATGCGTCCTCCTGGCTGCAATCTTTTGCCGCCACATTTGGGGGTCAAGTGGCCGCGCCCAAGGGACAGAATCCGAAGATCGTGTGTAACATGAAGGGCCGTAAGGTAAGCAATCTCTTTGAAGAGCAATTGGAGCAGGCCCTGGCGAAGGCCCATCAGTATGCTAAGCTTTATTTCAAGTTGTGA
- the Gen gene encoding flap endonuclease GEN, with the protein MGVKELWTVLTPHAERKPINELRGKKVAIDLAGWVCESLNVVDYFVHPRHHLKNLFFRTCYLIWEQVTPVFVLEGVAPKLKGQVIAKRNELQFRGVRPKDAATGTQTAAKVDKGRTRFNHVLKQCETLLLSMGIQCVQGPGEAEAYAAFLNKHGLVDGVISQDSDCFAYGAIRVYRNFSVSTQGAQAAAGGAVDIYDMREITSRMDFGQHKIIVMALLCGCDYCPDGIGGIGKDGVLKLFNKYKESEILDRLRNWRAETDKYNALEMRVDDKSICSNCGHIGRTQSHTKSGCSVCRTKRGCDETLWKEQRLSIKAELILRRKALLAPEFPNEEIISEFLSEPPTIPNLNLGWRQPNLVKFIKQIGHLLQWPEIYCFQKFFPILTRWQVQQAARTNAIGRVELVQPVDIIKKRTVKGVTSLELRWQDPSGSFQGLIPDKQISEFELEHPKGIEELYYTVEPLDMLEAAYPDLVASFLKSKEKPPKKATRKKKTDPLSAIENIPETLDKQKANPAKPKRVVKKKKAPTEQAQPSLQQFLRREKIGGTPVKDSLPQMAQLPQQCSTPITKFLPSDLESDCDAVEFDMSDVVNGIISNPNARPTVTRHEGRQLHYEALSDDLSMRLAQLSLRKDELQEEPLPPVAEHKRDLSLVEHLPQSKRLSLDDSFDLLVKGDLKKVPHLIQPIRTPVDRFKHQHCISEHLPQPAVEPAANVSYFFNQSSDNADAFEQLMNSSLGIQEQAEEDEEEEDDLVVISD; encoded by the exons ATGGGTGTAAAAGAACTTTGGACAGTATTAACCCCTCATGCTGAGCGCAAGCCGATAAATGAGCTTCGCGGCAAGAAAGTGGCCATTGATTTGGCCGGCTGGGTGTGCGAAAGTCTGAATGTGGTCGACTATTTTGTGCATCCGCGGCATCATCTAAA AAACCTTTTCTTTCGCACCTGCTACCTTATATGGGAGCAAGTCACTCCAGTGTTTGTTTTGGAGGGAGTGGCTCCGAAACTGAAGGGCCAAGTGATTGCCAAACGAAATGAGCTGCAGTTTCGAGGAGTACGACCCAAGGATGCAGCCACTGGCACGCAAACTGCTGCAAAAGTAGACAAAGGACGGACCCGCTTCAACCATGTCCTGAAACAGTGCGAGACTCTGCTGCTCTCAATGGGAATTCAGTGTGTCCAAGGCCCAGGCGAAGCGGAGGCCTACGCTGCCTTCCTTAACAAGCACGGA TTGGTGGATGGCGTCATTAGCCAGGATTCGGATTGCTTTGCCTACGGTGCTATACGAGTGTATCGCAACTTCTCAGTGTCCACCCAAGGGGCGCAGGCTGCCGCTGGGGGTGCTGTTGATATCTACGACATGCGGGAGATTACGAGCCGCATGGATTTTGGCCAGCACAAGATTATTGTGATGGCTCTTCTATGCGGCTGTGACTACTGTCCAGATGGCATTGGGGGTATTGGCAAAGATGGTGTCCTAAAACTGTTCAACAAGTACAAGGAATCGGAGATCCTGGATCG GTTGAGGAACTGGCGAGCCGAGACAGATAAGTACAATGCTCTGGAGATGCGGGTGGATGACAAATCCATCTGCAGCAACTGCGGACACATTGGGCGGACGCAGAGCCACACGAAGAGCGGCTGTAGCGTCTGTCGCACTAAACGGGGCTGTGACGAGACCTTGTGGAA AGAACAACGCCTTTCCATTAAGGCGGAGCTGATCCTACGCCGAAAGGCCTTGTTGGCTCCAGAGTTTCCCAACGAGGAGATAATATCCGAGTTTCTCAGCGAGCCCCCAACGATACCAAATCTAAATCTTGGCTGGCGGCAGCCGAATCTCGTGAAATTCATCAAGCAGATAGGGCATCTGCTGCAGTGGCCGGAAATCTACTGCTTTCAGAAGTTCTTTCCGATCCTCACCCGTTGGCAGGTGCAGCAGGCGGCCAGGACCAATGCGATAGGACGAGTGGAGCTCGTTCAGCCGGTGGATATCATCAAGAAGCGTACCGTGAAGGGAGTGACCAGCTTGGAGCTGCGCTGGCAGGATCCCAGTGGCAGTTTCCAGGGACTCATACCTGACAAACAGATTTCAGAGTTCGAGCTGGAACATCCCAAGGGCATCGAAGAGCTCTACTATACCGTGGAGCCGCTGGACATGCTGGAAGCTGCGTATCCCGATCTCGTGGCATCCTTTCTCAAATCCAAGGAGAAGCCCCCGAAGAAGGCCACGCGAAAGAAGAAGACCGATCCCCTGAGCGCCATCGAGAACATCCCAGAAACATTAGATAAGCAGAAGGCGAACCCAGCGAAACCGAAGCGAGTGgtcaaaaagaaaaaggctCCAACGGAGCAGGCTCAGCCTTCACTGCAACAATTCCTCAGACGGGAGAAAATAGGGGGGACTCCTGTGAAGGATTCTCTGCCGCAAATGGCACAATTGCCACAGCAATGCTCCACACCCATCACCAAATTCTTGCCTTCGGATCTCGAAAGCGACTGCGACGCGGTAGAGTTCGACATGTCCGATGTAGTCAATGGAATCATATCGAATCCGAATGCTCGACCAACTGTGACAAGACACGAAGGACGACAGTTGCACTACGAGGCCTTATCCGACGACCTGAGCATGCGTCTGGCCCAACTGAGTCTAAGAAAGGATGAGCTCCAGGAGGAGCCTCTACCTCCAGTTGCTGAACACAAAAGGGATCTCTCGCTGGTCGAGCACCTGCCGCAGAGCAAGCGTCTCTCTCTAGACGATAGCTTTGATCTGCTGGTGAAGGGCGATCTTAAGAAGGTTCCCCACTTGATACAGCCAATTAGGACTCCCGTGGACCGCTTCAAGCACCAGCATTGCATAAGTGAGCATCTTCCACAGCCTGCTGTCGAGCCTGCTGCAAACGTGAGCTACTTCTTCAATCAAAGCAGTGATAATGCCGATGCCTTCGAGCAGTTGATGAACTCCAGCCTGGGAATCCAAGAGCAGGCAgaagaggatgaggaggaggaagatGATTTGGTGGTAATCAGTGATTAG
- the Fitm gene encoding fat storage-inducing transmembrane protein, whose product MATKRRPLRPNIGTSSGSNMNFRPGGPDITRSEARGTRPTAAPTSIREILVMGVIHLCKKTIFFNTDLKVALYLGSLFVVSVIGDFVPFPKTYFARSDNLFNMYFVKVGWGWTLLFVVPFLVLSAYTITCGDHKRMLRHHFPRIVIATFFWFFWTKLFNIVETSYGRCTVKSFQSKPSCLKAGHLWQGFDISGHAFILIHSSLVLIEEARPIIKWETIKEHLRNEMHNRSVSENAGTNPLRGLNDEQMRSLQFLYKRLTPIIRTLFIGMAALQLLWDIMLVGTMLYYHRMIEKVISGIIAILTWYFTYRFWYPTRGLLPEEPGNGTFFYQRETHVFPFKRPSHLSGTTSASGASGPMRANPNGKVGATNVPKDQQMPTFMGMPLFTSPKVATAAASLLQSAQQKREQQQQQQFGADS is encoded by the exons ATGGCCACCAAACGGCGACCGCTGCGTCCGAACATTGGAACAAGTTCTGGATCAAACATGAACTTTCGACCTGGGGGTCCGGACATAACTCGGTCCGAGGCTAGGGGCACTAGACCTACAGCAGCCCCCACTAGTATCCGAGAGATTCTAGTCATGGGAGTAATACATTTGTGTAAGAAAACGATATTCTTCAACACGGACCTCAAGGTGGCACTCTACTTGGGCAGCCTGTTCGTGGTATCGGTCATTGGGGACTTTGTCCCCTTCCCAAAGACCTACTTCGCGCGCTCGGACAATCTATTCAACATGTACTTCGTGAAGGTAGGCTGGGGCTGGACTCTGCTGTTTGTGGTGCCCTTCCTAGTTCTGTCTGCCTATACGATCACCTGCGGCGATCACAAGCGAATGCTCAGGCATCACTTCCCTCGCATTGTCATAGCCAcattcttttggtttttctggACGAAGCTCTTCAACATTGTGGAAACTTCCTACGGCCGCTGCACGGTCAAAA GCTTCCAGAGCAAGCCGAGCTGCCTTAAGGCCGGACATCTGTGGCAAGGCTTCGACATATCAGGCCATGCTTTCATCCTGATTCACTCTAGTCTGGTGCTCATCGAGGAGGCCCGTCCCATCATCAAGTGGGAGACCATCAAGGAGCACCTCCGCAACGAGATGCACAATCGCAGCGTTTCCGAAAATGCGGGCACCAATCCCCTTCGAGGCCTGAACGACGAGCAGATGAGGAGCCTGCAGTTCCTCTACAAACGACTAACGCCCATCATCCGGACCCTGTTCATCGGCATGGCCGCTCTGCAGCTGCTCTGGGACATAATGCTGGTGGGAACCATGCTCTACTACCACCGCATGATTGAGAAGGTCATCAGCGGCATTATAGCCATCCTGACCTGGTACTTCACGTATCGCTTCTGGTATCCCACGCGCGGCCTCTTGCCAGAAGAGCCCGGAAACGGCACCTTCTTCTACCAGAGGGAGACCCATGTCTTTCCTTTCAAGCGTCCCTCGCATTTATCTGGTACGACCTCCGCCAGTGGAGCCTCTGGCCCCATGAGAGCAAATCCCAATGGGAAAGTGGGAGCGACGAATGTGCCCAAGGATCAGCAGATGCCAACATTCATGGGCATGCCATTGTTCACCAGCCCGAAGGTGGCCACTGCCGCAGCAAGCTTGCTTCAATCAGCGCAGCAGAAGcgagagcagcaacagcagcagcagtttggAGCAGATAGCTGA
- the Srp54k gene encoding signal recognition particle 54 kDa protein: MVLADLGRKITTALHSLSKATVINEEALNSMLKEICAALLEADVNIRLVKQLRENVRAVIDFDEMAGGLNKRRMIQSAVFKELIKLVDPGVKPYQPIKGKANIIMFVGLQGSGKTTTCTKLAYHYQKRNWKSCLVCADTFRAGAYDQIKQNATKARIPFYGSYTEIDPVVIAQEGVDMFKREGFEMIIVDTSGRHKQEESLFEEMLAVANAVNPDNIIFVMDATIGQACEAQAKAFKDKVDIGSVIITKLDGHAKGGGALSAVAATQSPIIFIGTGEHIDDLEPFKTKPFVSKLLGMGDIEGLIDKVNELKLDGNEELLEKIKHGHFTIRDMYEQFQNIMKMGPFSQIMNMIPGFSQDFMTKGGEAESMARIKRMMTMMDSMSDNELDNRDGAKLFIKQPTRCTRVAQGAGVLEREAKELIAHYTKFAAVVKKMGGVKGLFKQGDMTKNVNPTQMAKLNQQMAKMIDPRMLQQMGGVGGLQNMMRQLQQGAAGGLGGLGNLMGGFGGK; this comes from the exons ATGGTTTTAGCAGATTTAGGAAGAAAAATAACAACGGCTCTGCATTCGCTGAGCAAAGCCACAGTTATCAATGAGGAGGCATTGAATTCCATGCTGAAAGAGATTTGCGCAGCGCTGCTGGAGGCTGATGTAAACATACGACTGGTGAAGCAGCTGCGGGAAAATGTGCGAGCTGTCATTGACTTCGATGAGATGGCCGGAGGCTTGAACAAGCGACGCATGATCCAGTCGGCCGTGTTCAAGGAGCTCATCAAACTGGTGGATCCGGGCGTGAAGCCCTATCAGCCCATTAAGGGAAAGGCGAACATCATCATGTTTGTGGGTCTGCAGGGATCCGGCAAGACCACAACCTGCACCAAGCTAGCCTATCACTACCAGAAGCGCAACTGGAAGTCGTGTCTTGTCTGCGCGGATACGTTCCGTGCTGGTGCCTATGACCAGATCAAGCAGAACGCCACCAAAGCTCGCATTCCGTTCTACGGCAGCTACACAGAAATCGATCCCGTTGTCATAGCCCAGGAGGGTGTGGACATGTTCAAGCGTGAGGGTTTTGAGATGATTATTGTGGATACTTCCGGACGACACAAGCAGGAAGAGTCGCTGTTCGAGGAGATGTTGGCGGTTGCAAATGCCGTCAATCCTGACAACATCATCTTCGTGATGGACGCCACCATTGGACAGGCTTGCGAGGCCCAGGCGAAGGCCTTCAAAGACAAGGTTGACATTGGCTCAGTGATCATCACCAAGTTGGATGGCCATGCCAAGGGAGGTGGTGCCCTGTCTGCTGTAGCAGCCACACAGTCGCCCATAATTTTCATAGGAACGGGCGAGCACATTGACGACCTGGAACCCTTCAAGACGAAACCTTTCGTTAGCAAGCTCCTCGGCATGGGCGACATCGAGGGCCTGATAGATAAG GTCAACGAGCTGAAACTAGACGGAAATGAAGAGCTTCTCGAGAAGATAAAGCATGGCCATTTTACAATACGCGACATGTACGAGCAGTTCCAGAACATCATGAAAATGGGTCCTTTCTCGCAGATCATGAACATGATCCCTGGCTTCTCGCAGGACTTTATGACAAAGGGCGGCGAGGCGGAATCGATGGCTCGCATCAAGCGAATGATGACCATGATGGACAGTATGTCGGACAACGAATTGGACAACCGTGATGGAGCGAAACTCTTCATCAAGCAGCCGACGCGTTGTACACGTGTAGCCCAAGGAGCAGGAGTCCTGGAACGCGAAGCCAAGGAACTGATTGCCCACTACACAAAGTTTGCAGCAGTCGTGAAGAAAATGGGCGGCGTCAAGGGTCTCTTCAAGCAGGGCGACATGACCAAGAATGTGAATCCCACACAGATGGCCAAGCTCAACCAGCAGATGGCCAAAATGATCGATCCCCGCATGCTTCAGCAGATGGGCGGCGTGGGCGGACTCCAGAACATGatgcggcagctgcagcaagGAGCGGCGGGCGGCCTGGGTGGACTGGGGAACCTGATGGGAGGCTTTGGCGGCAAGTGA